The genome window AAATTTTCTTTTTAGTATAAATTTTGAATCCCCTTAAATGAAATTCTTTTAATTTTCAATTTTGACAAAGTTTAATTTCAACTTACATTTACCCTTTCTTGAATTTACTAAAAAAATCTTTAAAAATGAAAAAAGTACTGATAGCCAACAGAGGGGAGATTGCATTAAGGATTATGCGTTCCTGTAAAGAAATGGATATTAAGACAGTTGCAGTTTTTTCGGAGGCAGATAGAAATGCACCTTTTGTAAAATATGCAGATGAAGCTGTTTGTATTGGCCCGCCAGCTTCAAGTGAATCCTATTTATTGGGAGATAAGATTATAGAAGTATGTAAAAATTTGGAAGTTGATGGGATTCATCCCGGATATGGATTTTTATCAGAAAATGCAGGTTTTTCAAGAAAAGTAATTGAAAATGGTATAATTTTTATTGGTCCATCTGCTGAGGCAATGGAAATAATGGGTGATAAGCTTTCTGCTAAAGCCGCTGCAAAGGAATATCAAATTCCCATGGTTCCTGGTACGGAAGGAGCAATTGGCGATATTGATGAAGCCAAAATGGTAGCAACACAAATTGGATTTCCCGTTTTAATAAAGGCCTCGGCTGGAGGTGGTGGAAAGGGAATGAGAATTGTTGAAAAGGTTGAGGACTTTGAAGAACAAATGAAATTGGCAGTTAGCGAAGCAATTTCTGCTTTTGGCAATGGTGCTGTTTTTATTGAAAGATATGTTTCAGGCCCAAGACATGTGGAAATTCAGATACTTGCAGATTCACATGGAAACTATGTCCATCTTTTTGAAAGAGAATGTTCTATTCAAAGAAGACATCAAAAAGTTATTGAAGAGGCTCCATCAGTTGTATTAACACCTGAATTAAGAGAAGCTATGGGTAAGTGTGCCGTTGATGTTGGCCGTGCCTGTAATTATACTGGAGCAGGAACTGTTGAATTCCTTGTAGATGAAAACAAAAAGTTTTATTTCCTTGAAATGAATACCCGACTTCAGGTAGAGCATCCTGTAACTGAAATGATTACAGGTTTGGACCTGGTTAAAGAGCAGATAAAAATTGCCAGAGGTGAAAAACTTTCTTTTTCCCAGGAAGATTTGAAAATAAATGGCCATGCCATTGAAGTAAGGGTATATGCTGAGGATCCAAAAAATAATTTTTTACCTGATATTGGAACCTTAAATACCTATAAACGACCACAAGGAATGGGTATTCGTGTTGATGATGGTTTTGAGGAAGGCATGGAAATACCAATTTATTATGATCCCATGATTTCAAAATTGATAGCCTTTGGCAGCAACAGGCAAGAGGCAATTACAAGGATGTTAAGGGCAATTGATGAATATGAGATTTCAGGAGTGGAAACAACATTAGGATTTTGTAAATATGTACTTAATCATCCTGATTTCACCTCTGGTAATTTCAATACCCATTTTGTAAAACAGCATTTTGTTCCTGAAGTTTTAGTTTTTGAACATGAAGATGAAGCAGAAATAGCCGCAATAATAGCTGCTTTTGAAACCAATAACAAAAATAAACCAATTGCAAAAGTTTTGAATGAAAACATAGATTCTTCCTGGAAACGCAACAGAAGTTGAATTGAAATTCATACTAATAATAATAAACTTCTTTTTCTGTTTTAATTCATTGGTATGATAATTGAAAAAACGTGCTGAAACTGATTATGAAAGACATCTTTTGCATAATAATCCTGTTTTTCATCTTTTTTGATTCAGATGGACAGGATAGTAGTGGCAAAAATTCATTCAATACTAATATTCATCCAACTACAACCGATAGTTTAGTTAATCAAAAAAAAAGAGCAGGAATTACAACAGGAACTACAGTTATGGCAAAAGTAATTGATGGAGATACACTGGCTATTATTACATTAAAGGAATTTTCTGTTTATTCTCCAAGGGTTTTTAAAACTGAAAAAGAAGCAAATAAATATGGCCGGTTACTAAGAGATGTTAAAGCAGCCTATCCCTATTCAAAAATAGCATCCGAAAAACTGAAAGAATACAATACTGCTCTAAAAGGGTTTAAAACTGAAAGGGAACGTAAAGAATTTCTGAAAGTCGCTGAAATTCAAATGAAAGCTGAATTTGAAAATGATTTAAAAAATTTAACAATTAGACAAGGTAGAATTCTTATAAAACTTATTGATAGGGAAACAGGAAATTCATCCTATGATTTAGTAAAGGATTTAAAGGGAACATTCTCTGCTTTTATGTGGCAATCAATTGCACGATTGTTTGGTTCATCTCTTAAAGACAGGTATAATGCAGACGAAGATGATAAAATGATTGAGGAGATTATAATTCTAATTGAGAAAGGAGATGTGTAATCCAATCCTGGATACAAAAGATTGATTATTCCTTAAATTATTTTATTTTTTCAAACCCTTTAATCTGTTTTTTATCTCCTTTAAATTGGTGGTATTCGTTAACATGAATTTTAAAAACATAAATCTGCAGCCTCCTCACCAATTAAACTTCCAATTGCAACACCCATTCCACCAAGCCTTACAGCACAAACTACGTTTTCAGACAAGTTTTTAACTATAGTTGTTTTATTTGTTCCAATACCCATAATTCCACTCCATTTGTAATCAACTGTATATTCTGTTTCTGGAATTATGGTTGTTTTCAATAGATTT of Bacteroidota bacterium contains these proteins:
- the accC gene encoding acetyl-CoA carboxylase biotin carboxylase subunit, with the translated sequence MKKVLIANRGEIALRIMRSCKEMDIKTVAVFSEADRNAPFVKYADEAVCIGPPASSESYLLGDKIIEVCKNLEVDGIHPGYGFLSENAGFSRKVIENGIIFIGPSAEAMEIMGDKLSAKAAAKEYQIPMVPGTEGAIGDIDEAKMVATQIGFPVLIKASAGGGGKGMRIVEKVEDFEEQMKLAVSEAISAFGNGAVFIERYVSGPRHVEIQILADSHGNYVHLFERECSIQRRHQKVIEEAPSVVLTPELREAMGKCAVDVGRACNYTGAGTVEFLVDENKKFYFLEMNTRLQVEHPVTEMITGLDLVKEQIKIARGEKLSFSQEDLKINGHAIEVRVYAEDPKNNFLPDIGTLNTYKRPQGMGIRVDDGFEEGMEIPIYYDPMISKLIAFGSNRQEAITRMLRAIDEYEISGVETTLGFCKYVLNHPDFTSGNFNTHFVKQHFVPEVLVFEHEDEAEIAAIIAAFETNNKNKPIAKVLNENIDSSWKRNRS
- a CDS encoding DUF4294 domain-containing protein, which gives rise to MLKLIMKDIFCIIILFFIFFDSDGQDSSGKNSFNTNIHPTTTDSLVNQKKRAGITTGTTVMAKVIDGDTLAIITLKEFSVYSPRVFKTEKEANKYGRLLRDVKAAYPYSKIASEKLKEYNTALKGFKTERERKEFLKVAEIQMKAEFENDLKNLTIRQGRILIKLIDRETGNSSYDLVKDLKGTFSAFMWQSIARLFGSSLKDRYNADEDDKMIEEIIILIEKGDV